One Pseudomonas sp. FP1742 genomic window carries:
- a CDS encoding DUF3156 family protein, with protein sequence MLQKLSELFSASRAPAGYRPGVTLEHLRRNLGLASFEQTELTVARASLDDGSLQLEIVERTESQLLMHLVMTEFVLRVPATREGMASFELHHTGSVRRTGIRCRQRAGDAALLVGLEAGLLADSMLQQALMPLDFKRLRIDLQARQWCVRLEHMGGSEVVNRMPAFRRYIALSREQRDWLLESLSGLQRVLRTL encoded by the coding sequence ATGCTGCAAAAACTGTCTGAGCTGTTCAGTGCCAGTCGCGCCCCGGCCGGTTATCGGCCGGGTGTGACGCTTGAGCACCTGCGGCGCAACCTCGGCCTGGCCAGTTTCGAGCAGACAGAGCTGACAGTGGCCCGGGCTTCGCTGGACGATGGCAGCCTGCAATTGGAGATCGTCGAGCGCACCGAGTCGCAGCTGTTGATGCACCTGGTTATGACCGAATTCGTGCTGCGGGTGCCTGCTACAAGAGAGGGCATGGCGAGCTTTGAACTGCACCATACCGGGTCGGTTCGACGGACCGGAATCCGCTGTCGGCAACGTGCTGGAGACGCGGCACTGTTGGTCGGTTTGGAAGCCGGATTACTGGCGGACAGTATGCTGCAGCAAGCGCTGATGCCGCTGGATTTCAAACGCTTGCGCATCGATCTACAAGCGCGTCAATGGTGCGTGCGGCTGGAGCATATGGGCGGTAGCGAAGTGGTCAACCGGATGCCGGCCTTTCGTCGCTACATCGCCTTGAGCCGTGAGCAGCGCGACTG
- a CDS encoding APC family permease, whose product MSINDRLTEHLNRGTVGFPTALASTIGLIMASPVILTATMGFGIGGSAFAVAMLIAVVMMLAQATTFAEAASILPTTGSVYDYINCGMGRFFAITGTLSAYLIVHVFAGTAETILSGVMALVNFEHLNTLAESVGGSWLLGVGFVVVFGILNIFGVSAFGRAEIILTFGMWTTLMVFGVLGLIAAPAVQLDGWFGESLVGTDLITILSLVGMAMFMFVGCEFVTPLAPDLRQSARVMPKAMILGLLSVATCMFIYGAAMKRQVENVLLDAASGVHLLDTPMAIPKFAEQVMGDIGPIWLGIGFLFAGAATINTLMAGVPRILYGMAVDGALPKVFTYLHPRFKTPLLCIVVVMLIPCLHALYLGGNADNIMPLVLAAVCAWSFAYLLVTLSVVILRIRRPDLPRAYRSPFFPLPQIVSSIGILLGMWFITPPGMNPADIYIPFGVMLGCTAVYALFWTLVVQKVNPFKPALVEDVLAKEFSYEPGKHHNDYLDHAAKTV is encoded by the coding sequence ATGTCGATCAATGACAGGCTCACAGAGCATTTGAACCGGGGTACGGTCGGTTTTCCCACCGCACTTGCCAGCACCATCGGCCTGATCATGGCCAGTCCGGTGATACTCACCGCGACCATGGGGTTTGGCATTGGCGGCAGCGCTTTTGCGGTGGCCATGTTGATCGCCGTGGTAATGATGCTGGCCCAGGCGACGACCTTCGCTGAAGCTGCGTCGATTCTGCCGACCACCGGTTCGGTCTACGATTACATCAACTGCGGCATGGGCCGTTTCTTTGCAATCACCGGTACATTGTCGGCCTACCTGATTGTCCATGTGTTTGCCGGAACTGCGGAAACCATACTTTCGGGCGTCATGGCACTGGTGAACTTCGAGCATCTCAACACGCTGGCCGAATCGGTCGGTGGTTCGTGGTTGCTTGGGGTGGGGTTCGTCGTTGTGTTCGGGATCCTCAATATCTTCGGCGTCAGCGCGTTCGGTCGGGCCGAAATCATCCTGACCTTCGGCATGTGGACGACCCTGATGGTGTTCGGCGTGTTGGGGCTGATCGCGGCACCGGCTGTGCAACTGGATGGCTGGTTCGGTGAGTCGCTGGTGGGCACAGACTTGATCACCATTTTGTCGCTTGTGGGCATGGCCATGTTCATGTTCGTTGGTTGCGAGTTCGTCACACCCTTGGCGCCGGATCTGCGCCAATCGGCCAGGGTCATGCCCAAGGCGATGATTCTGGGTTTGCTCAGCGTGGCGACGTGCATGTTCATCTACGGTGCAGCGATGAAACGTCAGGTGGAAAACGTGTTATTGGATGCGGCCAGCGGTGTGCATCTGCTTGACACGCCCATGGCGATTCCAAAGTTCGCCGAGCAGGTAATGGGTGATATCGGTCCGATATGGCTGGGTATTGGCTTCCTGTTTGCCGGCGCGGCGACCATCAATACGTTGATGGCGGGAGTGCCGCGGATTCTTTACGGTATGGCGGTCGATGGGGCGTTGCCCAAGGTCTTCACTTACCTGCACCCACGCTTCAAGACGCCCCTACTGTGCATTGTGGTGGTGATGCTGATTCCTTGCCTGCATGCGCTGTATCTGGGCGGCAACGCCGACAACATCATGCCCCTGGTGCTGGCTGCCGTATGCGCCTGGAGTTTTGCTTATCTGCTGGTGACGCTGTCAGTGGTGATCCTGCGGATTCGTCGCCCCGATCTGCCACGGGCTTATCGCTCGCCGTTCTTTCCACTGCCGCAGATTGTCTCCAGCATCGGTATTCTGCTGGGCATGTGGTTTATCACGCCGCCCGGTATGAATCCGGCGGACATCTATATCCCTTTTGGCGTGATGCTCGGTTGCACGGCGGTGTATGCGCTGTTTTGGACGTTAGTCGTGCAGAAGGTCAATCCATTCAAGCCGGCGTTGGTGGAAGACGTGCTGGCCAAGGAGTTTTCCTATGAGCCTGGCAAGCATCACAACGATTATCTCGACCATGCTGCAAAAACTGTCTGA
- a CDS encoding methyl-accepting chemotaxis protein, whose product MFFKKHKQQQALTETLQLERFTQEKNQIVQRLRVAEELSKGQACQLERSEQALETLRQQLKQALSREQALEVELSQHVQLSRQHRQEEQIWELLQSTLTEGCWDITVVNGNVQDPASCMRFSNQFRLLMGYASHELPDGWDAQVGITHPDDLPKIMAIFDREILGPHGSGEYVFEYRMRHKTRDYIWCRERGRAVRDEHAKLCRVIGAVRDISDERSAKATHHQMLEQNQATYGQIATVVGVIKGIADQTNLLALNAAIEAARAGEVGRGFSVVADEVRKLAENTRQATHQIQTMLHQHKQ is encoded by the coding sequence ATGTTCTTCAAGAAACATAAACAGCAGCAGGCGCTCACTGAGACCTTGCAACTGGAACGGTTCACACAAGAAAAAAACCAAATCGTGCAACGTCTGCGGGTCGCCGAGGAGCTGTCCAAGGGCCAGGCCTGCCAATTGGAGCGCAGCGAGCAAGCGCTTGAAACGCTTCGCCAACAGCTGAAACAGGCTCTGAGCCGCGAGCAGGCGCTTGAAGTCGAGTTAAGCCAGCATGTGCAGCTGTCCCGCCAGCATCGGCAGGAGGAGCAGATCTGGGAACTGTTGCAGTCGACGCTGACCGAGGGCTGCTGGGACATCACCGTGGTCAACGGCAATGTTCAAGACCCTGCCAGCTGCATGCGTTTCTCCAATCAGTTTCGCCTCCTGATGGGTTATGCCTCCCATGAGTTGCCCGACGGCTGGGATGCTCAGGTCGGCATCACCCACCCGGATGATCTGCCGAAAATCATGGCGATCTTCGACCGGGAAATTCTCGGACCCCACGGCAGTGGCGAATACGTCTTTGAATACCGGATGCGCCATAAGACCCGCGACTACATCTGGTGCCGCGAGCGTGGTCGTGCGGTACGTGATGAGCACGCAAAGCTTTGTCGCGTGATCGGCGCGGTACGCGACATCAGCGATGAGCGTTCGGCCAAGGCGACCCATCATCAAATGCTCGAGCAGAATCAGGCGACCTATGGCCAGATCGCAACGGTGGTGGGGGTTATCAAAGGCATTGCCGACCAGACCAACCTGCTGGCCCTGAATGCCGCCATTGAAGCGGCGAGGGCGGGAGAGGTCGGGCGCGGTTTTTCAGTGGTGGCCGATGAAGTGCGCAAACTCGCGGAAAATACCCGCCAGGCCACACATCAGATTCAGACGATGTTGCATCAGCACAAACAGTAA
- a CDS encoding helix-turn-helix transcriptional regulator, translating to MSRHDHGHASLLEAFSAMTLELQRLAQDKDIEHFHHAALGCINQLLPFDSAWWGRAALIEGLPEEHNSYLYKLPRSYLPDWQSIRHIDVTVGRVHDIPGQAVIVDMRDPSNGPGLNWLGESYGIGELLCIVYVDPQTHLSDHLTVYRAPEAPRFSDQDCRLLNNLMLHLVAAVSANQIRTLVAMRETLTRPRNLALAVCDQRGTLHCAERGFVDLLLSEWTDWTGPCLPVAMDANGYEGKHLQIEASTVGDLFLLAARSRTVLMQLSPRENDVAQGFGEGKTYKEVARDLGMSPNTVRHHIRAIYSKLGVKDKARIAHLLHAPPD from the coding sequence ATGAGCCGTCATGATCATGGTCACGCCAGCCTCCTGGAGGCGTTCAGTGCGATGACACTGGAGCTTCAGCGCCTGGCACAGGACAAAGACATCGAGCACTTCCACCATGCCGCGCTGGGCTGCATCAACCAGTTGTTACCCTTCGACAGTGCCTGGTGGGGGCGTGCGGCGCTGATTGAGGGGTTGCCTGAAGAACACAACTCCTATCTCTACAAATTGCCCCGCAGCTACCTGCCGGACTGGCAATCGATTCGCCATATCGACGTGACCGTCGGCAGGGTCCATGACATCCCCGGGCAAGCGGTCATCGTCGACATGCGCGACCCTTCCAACGGTCCCGGACTCAACTGGCTCGGCGAATCCTATGGTATTGGCGAATTGCTGTGCATTGTGTACGTCGACCCACAAACCCACCTCAGCGATCACCTCACGGTGTATCGCGCTCCCGAAGCACCGCGCTTTTCCGATCAGGATTGTCGGTTGCTGAACAACCTCATGCTTCATCTGGTTGCCGCGGTATCGGCCAACCAGATCCGCACCCTTGTGGCCATGCGCGAAACCCTCACCCGCCCGCGCAATCTGGCGCTCGCCGTATGCGACCAGCGCGGCACACTGCACTGCGCGGAACGTGGTTTCGTCGACTTGCTGCTGAGCGAGTGGACGGACTGGACTGGCCCTTGCCTGCCGGTGGCAATGGACGCTAATGGGTATGAAGGCAAGCATCTGCAGATCGAGGCCTCGACGGTCGGTGATCTGTTCCTGCTGGCAGCCCGCAGCCGCACTGTGCTGATGCAATTGAGTCCACGAGAAAACGATGTGGCTCAGGGCTTCGGCGAAGGCAAGACCTACAAGGAAGTCGCCCGCGATCTGGGCATGTCACCCAATACCGTGCGCCACCACATCCGCGCCATCTACAGCAAACTCGGGGTTAAGGACAAAGCCCGAATTGCCCATCTGCTGCACGCCCCGCCTGACTGA
- a CDS encoding transporter, with protein sequence MPMTSTFTRNTALALISGLSSLHAGAADLNARDFFGAPSGTTLGVLYLPASRANDFHGPADSTGKADLKVNAVAYRQVFFTDTCGTLCTPQFIVPFADISARLPGASQHTGESGFGDPQVGGTLFFINDPTSRTYSGLLTLLTLPVGEYHSTNPDVSPGANRWGATFVYNYTQGIGEKWVLEANFEAQLYGKNDDYFSNDLKQDPLYRLQAFASYDFTSSTYGALRLIHADGGELRINEQRIDDTHKRYTQVGFEVGHWLDKQNQLMFSLSQNVATDNGYHGTDALLRLVHVF encoded by the coding sequence ATGCCCATGACCAGTACCTTCACCCGCAACACTGCACTGGCTCTTATCAGTGGTCTGTCGAGCCTGCATGCTGGCGCTGCCGACCTCAACGCCCGGGATTTTTTCGGCGCCCCTTCGGGCACCACCCTGGGCGTACTGTATTTGCCGGCAAGCCGCGCCAATGATTTCCACGGCCCCGCCGACAGCACGGGTAAGGCCGACCTGAAGGTCAACGCTGTGGCTTATCGCCAGGTATTTTTCACCGACACCTGCGGCACCCTCTGCACCCCACAATTCATCGTGCCCTTCGCCGACATCAGCGCCCGCCTGCCAGGTGCCAGTCAGCACACCGGAGAAAGCGGTTTCGGTGATCCTCAGGTCGGCGGCACCCTGTTCTTCATCAACGACCCCACCTCGCGCACCTACAGCGGGTTGCTGACCCTGCTTACCCTGCCGGTGGGCGAGTACCACAGCACAAATCCCGATGTGTCACCCGGCGCCAATCGCTGGGGGGCAACCTTCGTTTACAACTACACCCAGGGCATCGGTGAAAAATGGGTGCTGGAAGCCAACTTCGAAGCCCAGCTCTATGGCAAGAACGACGACTACTTCAGCAATGACCTCAAACAGGACCCTCTGTATCGCCTGCAAGCTTTTGCCTCTTATGACTTCACTTCGAGCACCTATGGCGCGTTGCGACTGATCCACGCCGATGGCGGCGAGTTGCGGATCAATGAACAACGCATCGATGACACCCACAAGCGCTACACCCAGGTGGGTTTCGAAGTCGGTCACTGGCTCGATAAACAGAATCAGTTGATGTTCAGCCTCTCGCAGAACGTCGCCACCGACAACGGCTATCACGGTACCGACGCGTTGCTGCGTCTGGTCCATGTGTTCTGA
- a CDS encoding MFS transporter: protein MNTQTKPLTNHRSLASSQLALLAAIVLFAAITPTILMTAPAVAAQLATQWQLSPSQIGDLFSTELGAMSLATLPALWWLKRIDWRRAALLAGILFIAANLLSILAHDYSLLLALRFCSALAGGSLMIICLSSAASTSNPGRVYGLWVMGQLVVGAIGLSILPRLFEHYGLSACYLILAGLMTVFLPLARYFPQGSPPTEKTAERVALASKWKAALGILAILSFYISLSGVWTFIGSISTQAGLSAESSGEILAVATVTGIVGAGCASLIGNRLPRLLLLLLGYGLMAGSVLLLLGQPEMLRFALAALLFKFTWTFILPLILACLADLDRSGKLMNASNLVIGGGLAIGPTVAGRLIEASGGFQSLLIGGACITLLSLVLILSCRPSA from the coding sequence ATGAACACCCAGACCAAACCGCTGACCAATCACCGCTCGCTCGCATCATCCCAACTGGCATTGCTGGCAGCCATTGTGCTGTTCGCCGCCATCACCCCGACCATCCTCATGACCGCACCGGCAGTGGCGGCGCAACTGGCAACTCAATGGCAACTGAGCCCGTCACAGATAGGCGATCTGTTCTCCACCGAACTCGGTGCCATGAGCCTGGCCACCCTGCCCGCTCTCTGGTGGCTCAAACGTATCGACTGGCGCCGCGCCGCATTGCTGGCCGGGATACTGTTCATTGCAGCCAACCTGCTCTCGATACTTGCCCACGATTATTCGCTACTCCTGGCATTGCGCTTTTGCAGCGCCCTGGCCGGCGGTTCACTGATGATCATCTGTCTGTCCAGTGCCGCCTCGACGTCCAACCCCGGTCGCGTCTATGGCTTATGGGTGATGGGGCAACTGGTGGTCGGGGCGATTGGCTTGAGCATCCTGCCACGCCTGTTCGAACACTACGGGCTGTCAGCCTGCTACTTGATCCTTGCAGGGCTGATGACGGTCTTTTTGCCACTGGCCCGTTACTTTCCCCAAGGCAGCCCGCCGACCGAGAAAACCGCCGAGCGAGTAGCCCTCGCCTCGAAGTGGAAGGCGGCACTGGGCATTCTTGCCATCCTGAGTTTTTACATCAGCCTGAGCGGCGTCTGGACCTTTATCGGTTCCATCAGCACCCAAGCCGGCCTCTCTGCCGAGTCCAGCGGCGAGATTCTTGCCGTCGCTACGGTGACAGGCATTGTCGGTGCGGGTTGTGCCTCGCTGATCGGCAATCGTCTGCCACGCCTGCTGTTGTTGCTACTGGGTTACGGGCTGATGGCAGGCTCGGTGCTGCTGTTGCTGGGCCAACCTGAAATGCTGCGCTTTGCTTTGGCTGCGCTGCTTTTCAAGTTCACCTGGACCTTCATTCTGCCGTTGATTCTGGCCTGCCTGGCCGACCTCGACCGTTCTGGAAAACTGATGAATGCCTCCAACCTTGTGATCGGTGGTGGCCTCGCCATCGGCCCGACAGTGGCTGGCCGGCTGATCGAAGCCAGCGGCGGTTTCCAATCGCTACTTATCGGAGGGGCCTGCATCACTTTGCTGTCCCTGGTGTTGATTCTGAGCTGCCGCCCTAGCGCGTGA
- a CDS encoding class II histone deacetylase, translating into MSRKSAFFFDELSLWHSAGLHALTLPVGGWVQPPAAAGHAESPETKRRLKSLLDVSGLTRHLQVRSANAAADEDLLRVHTPDYLQRFKAMSDAGGGELGPNAPIGPGSYEIARLSAGLAMAAVDAVLSGEVDNAYSLSRPPGHHCLADSAMGFCFLANIAIAIEAAKAHRGLGKVAVIDWDVHHGNGTQSIFEERGDVLTISLHQDSCFPAGYSGEADRGRGAGLGANINIPLPPGCGHEAYLYAMERIVIPALERFEPELIIVACGYDANAVDPLARMLLHSDSYRQMTRCVREAAERLCQGRLVLVHEGGYSEAYVPFCGLATIEELAGIRTEVTDPMLEFVQLQQPKEAFAAFQRHWIDELAVAR; encoded by the coding sequence ATGAGCCGAAAAAGTGCGTTTTTCTTCGACGAACTCAGCCTCTGGCACAGCGCCGGACTGCACGCCTTGACCTTGCCGGTGGGAGGTTGGGTGCAACCGCCTGCCGCTGCCGGCCACGCCGAATCGCCGGAAACCAAGCGCCGTCTGAAGAGCCTGCTGGACGTTTCCGGCCTGACCCGACACTTACAGGTACGAAGCGCCAATGCGGCAGCGGACGAGGATCTGCTACGGGTTCATACGCCTGACTACCTGCAACGCTTCAAGGCCATGAGTGATGCCGGCGGCGGCGAATTGGGGCCGAACGCTCCCATTGGGCCCGGCAGTTATGAAATAGCCAGGCTGTCCGCCGGACTGGCCATGGCAGCGGTCGATGCCGTACTGTCCGGCGAGGTCGACAATGCCTACTCTCTGTCACGCCCACCGGGCCACCACTGCCTGGCCGACAGCGCCATGGGTTTCTGCTTCCTGGCCAATATCGCCATCGCCATTGAAGCCGCAAAAGCACACCGTGGCCTGGGCAAAGTCGCGGTGATCGACTGGGATGTGCACCACGGCAACGGTACGCAATCAATCTTTGAGGAACGCGGTGATGTGCTGACCATTTCGCTGCATCAAGACAGCTGTTTCCCCGCCGGTTACAGCGGTGAAGCCGATCGCGGCCGCGGCGCGGGATTGGGGGCGAATATCAATATTCCGTTGCCCCCTGGCTGCGGTCATGAGGCTTATCTCTATGCGATGGAGCGTATCGTGATTCCGGCGCTGGAGCGCTTCGAGCCCGAGTTGATCATCGTTGCCTGCGGTTACGACGCCAACGCCGTCGATCCCCTCGCCCGGATGCTGTTACACAGCGACTCGTACCGGCAGATGACTCGCTGCGTGCGCGAAGCCGCCGAACGTTTGTGTCAAGGCCGTCTCGTTCTGGTGCATGAAGGCGGGTACTCCGAAGCGTATGTGCCGTTTTGCGGGTTAGCGACCATTGAGGAATTGGCTGGCATCAGGACTGAAGTCACCGACCCTATGTTGGAGTTTGTGCAGCTGCAGCAACCGAAGGAAGCGTTTGCGGCATTTCAACGGCACTGGATCGATGAGTTGGCCGTAGCACGCTGA
- a CDS encoding p-hydroxyphenylacetate 3-hydroxylase reductase component, which produces MSDNSVCAATETTFDPRAFRRALGNFATGVTVVTAATASGRKVGVTANSFNSVSLDPPLVLWSIDKRSNSHEVFEEASHFAVNVLAADQIDLSNNFARPKEDRFAEIEFEPGEGGAPVFANCSARFHCEKYQQVDGGDHWIMIGKVVAFDDFGRSPLLYHQGAYSMVLPHTRMTKRDESQPPSSHFQGRLSHNLYYLMTQAVRAYQSSYQPRQLSTGLRTSEARMLMVLESDARLSPNELLREVAMPVREIDEAVANLKRKGLVNDDDNGVRLTAAGIEQTEDLWAIAQAQQEKVFAEFSETQIETFKTVLKRLISNC; this is translated from the coding sequence ATGTCTGATAACAGCGTTTGTGCAGCCACTGAAACGACCTTCGACCCACGTGCCTTCCGCCGGGCACTGGGCAATTTCGCTACCGGGGTGACCGTGGTGACAGCCGCCACCGCATCCGGGCGCAAAGTCGGAGTGACCGCCAATAGCTTCAACTCGGTATCCCTCGATCCGCCTTTGGTGCTGTGGAGCATCGACAAGCGTTCCAACAGCCACGAGGTGTTCGAAGAGGCCAGCCATTTTGCGGTTAACGTGTTGGCGGCTGACCAGATTGACCTCTCCAATAATTTCGCCCGGCCCAAGGAAGATCGCTTCGCCGAGATCGAGTTCGAACCGGGCGAGGGCGGGGCACCGGTGTTCGCCAATTGCTCGGCGCGTTTTCACTGCGAGAAGTACCAGCAGGTGGATGGCGGCGATCACTGGATTATGATCGGTAAGGTGGTAGCGTTCGATGATTTCGGCCGCTCGCCATTGCTCTATCACCAGGGCGCCTACTCCATGGTCTTGCCCCATACCCGCATGACTAAACGCGATGAAAGCCAGCCGCCGAGCAGCCATTTTCAGGGGCGCCTCAGCCACAATCTGTATTACCTGATGACCCAGGCGGTGCGGGCCTACCAGTCCAGCTACCAGCCACGGCAACTGTCCACCGGCCTGCGCACCAGCGAGGCGCGCATGCTGATGGTGCTGGAAAGTGACGCAAGGCTGAGCCCCAACGAACTGTTGCGTGAGGTGGCGATGCCTGTTCGGGAAATCGATGAGGCCGTCGCCAACCTCAAACGCAAGGGGTTGGTGAACGACGATGACAACGGTGTACGTCTGACGGCTGCCGGTATCGAGCAGACCGAAGACCTTTGGGCGATCGCTCAGGCGCAACAAGAGAAAGTCTTTGCCGAATTCAGCGAGACGCAGATAGAAACGTTCAAAACCGTGTTGAAACGACTGATCAGCAACTGCTGA
- a CDS encoding p-hydroxyphenylacetate 3-hydroxylase oxygenase component — MKKPNPLLEDLKSILPTIAANAFQAEQDRKVPDENIALLKGIGMHRAFQPKKFGGMEISLPQFADCIALLAGSCASTAWAMSLLCTHSHQLAMFSAKLQQEVWGTDSDATASSSIAPFGRTEETEGGVLFSGEMGWSSGCDHAEWAIVGFRRKNAEGTQDYCFAVLPRSDYQIRDDWFAAGMKGSGTKTLIIDNVLVPEHRIQKAKDMMEGKSAGFGLYPDSKIFYSPYRPYFASGFSTVSLGVAERMLEVFREKTKTRVRAYTGAAVGAATPALMRLAESTHQVAAARAFLEKTWEEHAEHSEQQRYPSRETLAFWRTNQAYATKMCIQAVDRLFEAAGGNAWFEHNEMQRLFRDSHMTGAHAYTDYDVCAQILGRELMGLEPDPSMI; from the coding sequence ATGAAAAAGCCAAACCCGCTCCTCGAAGACCTCAAGTCCATTCTGCCGACCATCGCTGCCAATGCCTTTCAGGCCGAGCAGGATCGCAAGGTTCCCGACGAGAACATTGCGCTGCTCAAAGGCATCGGCATGCATAGAGCCTTTCAGCCGAAGAAGTTCGGCGGCATGGAAATATCGCTGCCTCAATTTGCCGACTGTATTGCCTTGCTCGCTGGCTCTTGTGCCAGCACGGCATGGGCGATGAGCTTGCTCTGCACTCATAGCCATCAACTTGCGATGTTCTCGGCCAAATTGCAGCAGGAAGTCTGGGGTACTGATTCGGACGCCACTGCCAGCAGCAGCATCGCGCCGTTCGGCCGCACCGAAGAGACCGAAGGTGGCGTGCTGTTCAGCGGTGAAATGGGCTGGAGCAGCGGCTGCGATCACGCCGAGTGGGCGATTGTCGGTTTCCGCCGCAAGAATGCTGAGGGCACCCAGGACTACTGTTTTGCGGTACTGCCTCGCAGCGACTACCAGATCCGTGACGACTGGTTCGCCGCCGGCATGAAAGGCAGCGGCACCAAGACCTTGATCATCGATAACGTGCTGGTGCCGGAACACCGGATTCAGAAAGCCAAAGACATGATGGAAGGCAAGTCCGCAGGCTTCGGTCTGTACCCGGACAGCAAGATCTTTTACTCGCCGTATCGTCCTTACTTCGCCAGCGGTTTTTCTACCGTGAGCCTAGGGGTTGCCGAGCGGATGCTGGAGGTATTCCGCGAAAAAACCAAAACCCGCGTGCGAGCCTATACCGGTGCAGCGGTCGGTGCCGCGACCCCGGCCTTGATGCGCCTGGCCGAGTCGACTCATCAGGTGGCTGCAGCCCGAGCCTTTCTCGAGAAAACCTGGGAGGAACATGCCGAACACAGTGAACAGCAGCGTTACCCAAGCCGCGAAACCCTGGCGTTCTGGCGCACCAATCAAGCCTACGCCACCAAGATGTGCATCCAGGCGGTGGACCGTCTGTTCGAGGCTGCTGGTGGCAACGCCTGGTTCGAGCACAACGAGATGCAGCGCCTGTTCCGCGACTCGCACATGACCGGGGCCCATGCCTACACCGACTACGACGTCTGCGCTCAGATCCTTGGCCGCGAACTGATGGGCCTGGAACCCGATCCGAGCATGATCTGA
- a CDS encoding aldehyde dehydrogenase family protein, giving the protein MSDIPLLPQVEAFLRRSHALFIDGGYVQSHSNQTLEVINPATGQVIAHVADADPVDIDAAVESANRCFKHWSQVAPATRGNVLLKLADLLEQNREELAQIETCQSGKIIQISRAFEVDQAAHFLRYYAGWATKISGQTITPSLPSFAGERYTAFTLREPVGVVVGIVPWNFSTMIAIWKLASALVTGCSIIIKPSEFTPLTILRIAELAIEAGLPAGALNVLTGGGLVGKGLIEHPDTDKVSFTGSVPTGIAVGRSAMGTGLTRATLELGGKNSAGFLRDIDLDKAVNGIIEAGFLHSGQICAAAERFFAHRSQIEPIMEKLAQRLSQLNIGSPLDERTEFGPVTNRQHQLKLGEFFDKARVENNTIIHGGNLLDRPGCYVEPTVILANTVNDTLLNEETFGPIATFFPYDTEEELLELMNNTPYGLSASLWTNDLSKALRMVPAINAGTVWVNMHTMLDPAVPFGGVKSSGIGREFGSAFIDDYTELKSVMIRY; this is encoded by the coding sequence ATGAGCGATATTCCACTGCTGCCTCAAGTTGAAGCCTTCCTCCGTCGAAGCCATGCGCTGTTTATTGACGGTGGCTACGTTCAGAGCCATTCCAATCAGACGCTGGAGGTGATCAATCCCGCCACCGGCCAGGTCATCGCCCACGTCGCCGATGCTGATCCTGTCGATATCGATGCGGCGGTGGAGTCGGCCAATCGCTGCTTCAAGCATTGGTCCCAGGTCGCACCGGCGACGCGGGGCAACGTGCTACTGAAACTGGCCGACCTGCTGGAGCAAAACCGCGAAGAACTGGCGCAAATCGAAACCTGCCAGTCGGGCAAGATCATCCAGATTTCCCGGGCCTTCGAAGTCGACCAGGCCGCTCACTTCCTGCGTTATTACGCCGGCTGGGCAACCAAGATCAGCGGCCAGACCATCACCCCGTCACTGCCCTCCTTCGCCGGCGAACGCTATACCGCTTTCACCCTGCGCGAACCGGTCGGCGTGGTGGTGGGCATTGTGCCGTGGAATTTTTCGACCATGATCGCCATCTGGAAACTCGCCTCGGCGCTGGTAACCGGGTGCAGCATCATCATCAAACCCAGCGAATTCACCCCGCTGACCATCCTGCGGATCGCCGAACTGGCCATTGAAGCCGGCCTCCCTGCGGGCGCACTGAACGTATTGACCGGTGGCGGTCTGGTGGGCAAAGGGCTGATCGAGCACCCCGACACCGACAAGGTTTCGTTCACCGGATCAGTGCCCACCGGCATCGCTGTCGGCCGTAGCGCCATGGGCACCGGGTTGACCCGCGCAACCCTGGAACTGGGCGGTAAAAACTCGGCGGGGTTCCTGCGCGATATCGATCTGGACAAAGCGGTCAATGGCATCATTGAGGCCGGCTTCCTGCATTCAGGACAAATCTGCGCCGCGGCCGAACGGTTCTTCGCCCATCGCTCGCAAATCGAGCCGATCATGGAAAAGCTGGCTCAACGTTTGAGCCAGCTGAACATCGGTTCGCCACTGGATGAGCGCACCGAATTCGGCCCGGTCACCAACCGCCAACACCAACTCAAGCTTGGTGAGTTTTTCGACAAGGCCCGCGTCGAAAACAACACGATCATTCACGGTGGCAACCTGCTCGACCGTCCCGGCTGTTATGTCGAACCGACGGTAATCCTCGCCAACACGGTGAACGACACTTTGCTCAACGAAGAAACCTTTGGCCCTATCGCAACGTTCTTCCCCTATGACACCGAAGAAGAACTGCTGGAACTGATGAACAACACCCCCTATGGCCTGAGCGCCAGCCTGTGGACCAACGATCTGAGCAAGGCTTTGCGCATGGTGCCCGCCATCAACGCCGGCACAGTGTGGGTGAACATGCACACGATGCTCGACCCAGCAGTACCCTTTGGTGGCGTCAAATCATCGGGAATCGGTCGTGAGTTCGGATCCGCGTTTATCGACGATTACACTGAACTCAAATCTGTGATGATTCGCTATTAA